In the Pithys albifrons albifrons isolate INPA30051 chromosome 3, PitAlb_v1, whole genome shotgun sequence genome, one interval contains:
- the OPN1SW gene encoding short-wave-sensitive opsin 1 — protein sequence MDEDEFYLFKNQSSVGPWDGPQYHIAPMWAFYLQTIFMGVVFVVGTPLNAIVLIVTVKYKKLRQPLNYILVNISFSGFLCCIFSVFTVFVSSAQGYFVFGKHMCALEGFAGATGGLVTGWSLAFLAFERYIVICKPFGNFRFSSRHALLVVAATWVIGIGVAIPPFLGWSRYVPEGLQCSCGPDWYTVGTKYKSEYYTWFLFIFCFIVPLSLIIFSYSQLLSALRAVAAQQQESATTQKAEREVSRMVVVMVGSFCLCYVPYAALAMYMVNNRDHGIDLRLVTVPAFFSKSACVYNPIIYCFMNKQFRACIMETVCGRPMTDDSEVSSSAQRTEVSSVSSSQVSPS from the exons ATGGACGAGGACGAGTTCTACCTGTTCAAGAACCAGTCGTCGGTGGGGCCCTGGGATGGGCCCCAGTACCACATTGCGCCCATGTGGGCCTTCTACCTGCAGACCATCTTCATGGGGGTGGTGTTCGTGGTGGGCACCCCCCTCAACGCCATCGTCCTCATCGTCACCGTCAAGTACAAGAAGCTGCGGCAGCCGCTCAACTACATCCTGGTCAACATCTCCTTCAGCGGcttcttgtgctgcatcttcagCGTCTTCACCGTCTTTGTCTCCAGCGCCCAGGGATACTTTGTCTTCGGGAAGCACATGTGTGCCTTGGAGGGCTTTGCCGGGGCCACCGGAG GGCTGGTAACAGGGTGGTCCTTGGCCTTCCTGGCTTTCGAGCGCTACATCGTCATCTGCAAACCCTTCGGCAACTTCCGCTTCAGCTCCCGCCACGCGCTGCTGGTCGTGGCGGCCACCTGGGTCATCGGCATCGGCGTCGCCATCCCCCCCTTCCTCGGCTGGAGcag GTACGTGCCCGAGGGACTGCAGTGCTCCTGTGGCCCCGACTGGTACACGGTGGGCACCAAGTACAAGAGCGAGTACTACACCTGGTTCCTCTTCATCTTCTGCTTCATCGTTCCCCTCTCCCTCATCATCTTCTCCTACTCCCAGCTGCTCAGCGCCCTGCGGGCC gtggcagcacagcagcaggagtcGGCCACGACGCAGAAGGCGGAGCGGGAGGTGTCGCGCATGGTCGTGGTCATGGTGGGCTCCTTCTGCCTGTGCTACGTCCCCTACGCGGCACTGGCCATGTACATGGTGAACAACCGTGACCACGGCATCGACCTGCGCCTCGTCACCGTCCCTGCCTTCTTCTCCAAGAGCGCCTGCGTCTACAACCCCATCATCTACTGCTTCATGAACAAACAG TTCCGCGCCTGCATCATGGAGACGGTGTGTGGGCGGCCCATGACAGATGACTCCGAGGTGTCCAGCTCGGCCCAGCGCACCGAGGTCTCCTCCGTGTCCTCCAGCCAGGTCAGCCccagctga